From the genome of Thermodesulfovibrionales bacterium:
CCTGAAGGTCTTCTCCATCTTCACCTGAATCTGCTGCAGCTTGCTCGAGAATTCGTCCGTTCTCTTTTTGATGAGGGAAACATCGACAGAATGGAAGAGCGTACGGAACTCCGCGGAGGTGCTGAAGAGCGTCTTATCCGCCTCTTCGGTGAACACGCCCTCGGCCCTGAGTCTCCTGAGGTCCTTTTCTATATCGTTGATCTTCTTTTCCGTGAGAAAAAGGGCCTGCTTCATCACCTTTGCCCGTTCGTACGTATGGCACTGAGTGCACCGCTGCTCATTAATGATATCGATGCTCGCCCTCTGGATATTGTGGGAGCCGTGACAGGTTACACAGTTCGGTCCGCTCCCCGATGCCTTCAGTGCCTTCCCGTGTCCGCTTTCGAGATAGTTCTTCAGGATGCCCGCATGGCACTTTCCGCAGAATTCCGGCACTTGGTTATATTTCGGAGCACCGACGAACCCCCGCTGGGGCGACATCGCGAGTGCTGCGTCCTTGGGGTCACCGCCGTGACAGTCATGACAGGAGACGCTGTTTTCATAATGCCAGCTCTTTCTCCACTCCTCCGGAATCTTCTGGAACGCAGGTTTCATCGCCTCCGATGCATGGCATTCGATACAGACGCTCTTTTCAGACTGTTCGCCCGCCCAGGGTTTCGAAAGAAACTCTTTTTCGAACTCTTCCCGGTATTCAGTTGCCGCGGTGATGCAGGGAAGACCGAGAAGGAGAAGGAATGCGAGGATATATCTCATGAGTATTTCCCCCAGATCGTCAGCGCAATCCAGCCGATGACGGCTAAGAAGAACGCGGACCGCAAGAGGGGCCGCTTCATAATATTCGCCTCCTCTTTTGTATCGAGAAGGGGCCACAGGAGCAATACCGTCACGATAATCCCCTGAAGCGTGATGCCGAGAAACCGGTTCGGGATGAGTTTCAGCATCTGATAGGCCGCCAGAAAATACCATTCGGGCTTTATGTGTGCCGGCGTCTTGAACGGGTCGGCAGGGGTATTCGCGTCCTCAGGTAAAAAAAGCATCGGCATGAAGGTGATGACGAAAAACATGATCCCCATAAACATCATCACCATGTATCCCTCCCGAAGGACGAAATCGGGATAGAAAGGGATGCCGCCGGGATGGCTGTCGTGGCGGAACGCGGCCCACTCGGTCTTCTCGACGGATTTCCCGAAAGGCGGAGAAGAGATCCCGATACGCCTGATCAGGAAGAGATGGAGCCCCACGATCGAAAGAAGGACGAGCGGCAATAAGGCCACATGGAGGGCAAAGAACCTGTTCAGGGTGACACCCGATACCGTGTCACCGCCCCTCATCACCTGTGCGATAAAATCACCGACATAGGGAAAGGCCGTCGGTATCGTCGTGGTAACCGTCGTAGCCCAGAAACTGAGCTGACTCCAGGGAAGCAGGTAGCCGCTCAGACAGAACCCGAGCGTAGTGAAGAGCAGCCCCGCGCCTGCGAGCCAGGTCAACTCCCTCGGTTTCTTGTAGCTTCCCATGAAAAAGACCGAGAGCATATGGATGAATACCACAGCCACCATGAGATTGCTTCCGACAACGTGGATCAGCCGGAAGAGCCAGCCATAAGGCACTACCATCATAATATCCTGAACGCTCTTGAAGGCATGCTCGAAGTGGGGGATATAATAGATAAGCAGGAAGAAACCGGTCAGGACCTGAACCACAAACAGGGAAAGCGCGATCACCCCGAAGGAATAGAATATGTTGATGTTCCGCGGAATCATGTACTCCGTCAGCTGAGTCCTGACGAGTTCGTCCAGTCCGATCCGTATTTCGAGCCAATCTTTTATTTTATTCCACACGCTGCTATACCTCTCACCGCATCACTCCCTTGTTTCCATCCCGTCCGATGCATGCTTCCTTCCTCTGCTGTGCGTCTCTGTTCTCACCCGATAACAATGTTTTCTCCCTCCACCTGCACGCTGAACCTCTGGAGCGGTTTCGGCGGAGGCCCCGATACCACATTCCCCTCGAGGTCATATATCCCGGCATGGCAGGGACAGATCAAATCGCTCTTCGTCCGGTTATATTCCACAAGGCATCCGAGATGCGTGCAGACCCTCGACAACACGATGAACCCTTTGCCGGGCCGATTAATGACAATTGCCGGCGTGTTGTTAACGATAATATCCTTTGCGTCGCCGGGAGGGATTTCGTCCTTCCTGATCGTCATCTTCTGTGTCTTCTCCCCCGCCCCGGACGGTGCGAGGAACCGGATCAACGGATAAGCAAAGGAGACAAGAGCGGTTGAACCAAGGACCGCCATCAGGACACTCAAGAATGTTCGCCTCTTCATCAATCCCCCGTAATCAGTAGCTATGGTAAGGTGCTAACGAAGCTCGAAAAAATTCTATCAGCCACGTATGCCCCTTGTCAAGCAAATCATCGCA
Proteins encoded in this window:
- a CDS encoding multiheme c-type cytochrome, whose translation is MRYILAFLLLLGLPCITAATEYREEFEKEFLSKPWAGEQSEKSVCIECHASEAMKPAFQKIPEEWRKSWHYENSVSCHDCHGGDPKDAALAMSPQRGFVGAPKYNQVPEFCGKCHAGILKNYLESGHGKALKASGSGPNCVTCHGSHNIQRASIDIINEQRCTQCHTYERAKVMKQALFLTEKKINDIEKDLRRLRAEGVFTEEADKTLFSTSAEFRTLFHSVDVSLIKKRTDEFSSKLQQIQVKMEKTFRELGFRRNFSAFLLLTFAGMAIVLFLLSKTPKG
- a CDS encoding ubiquinol-cytochrome c reductase iron-sulfur subunit; protein product: MKRRTFLSVLMAVLGSTALVSFAYPLIRFLAPSGAGEKTQKMTIRKDEIPPGDAKDIIVNNTPAIVINRPGKGFIVLSRVCTHLGCLVEYNRTKSDLICPCHAGIYDLEGNVVSGPPPKPLQRFSVQVEGENIVIG
- a CDS encoding cytochrome bc complex cytochrome b subunit, which produces MWNKIKDWLEIRIGLDELVRTQLTEYMIPRNINIFYSFGVIALSLFVVQVLTGFFLLIYYIPHFEHAFKSVQDIMMVVPYGWLFRLIHVVGSNLMVAVVFIHMLSVFFMGSYKKPRELTWLAGAGLLFTTLGFCLSGYLLPWSQLSFWATTVTTTIPTAFPYVGDFIAQVMRGGDTVSGVTLNRFFALHVALLPLVLLSIVGLHLFLIRRIGISSPPFGKSVEKTEWAAFRHDSHPGGIPFYPDFVLREGYMVMMFMGIMFFVITFMPMLFLPEDANTPADPFKTPAHIKPEWYFLAAYQMLKLIPNRFLGITLQGIIVTVLLLWPLLDTKEEANIMKRPLLRSAFFLAVIGWIALTIWGKYS